The window TCCTTTGTCTATAGAAGGCCGCCAGCCATTCTGGGCAGTGGCCGCCCGGAGTAGGGCTGAAGATCAGAGCGACTCCGAGCCAGATAAATTGAGCTCCCAGTGTAACGACTATGGCTGGGATCTTCCGCAGATGGATTAACGCGCCCATAAAAATGTAGGCTGATATGAACACTGCAATGGAGATGACGCCGAATAGGGGATTCTCAGTCAAGACGACTGCCACCAGGACGTTTACCAGTCCTATGGAGTATCCGTTGCCCATGTCAATATCACCGGCCAGAACAATGAACATCTGTCCGAGGCTCGCGAAAACCAGTGGAACCGCCGTGCCGACCAGCATACGGATGCTGACATAGCTGAGTATCTTCGGATTCAGGTACACATTTGCCAATATCATCAACAACATGGTTGCAACGGGCAGTGCGGCTCTTGACGACAGTATGCCCTCTCGTCTGTTTTTTTCCGATGTACTGGATTTGACCTTGCCGTCTGTATCCTCGAATGAGGCATGCACAATATTCGCTGCAGTGATTTCCTCCTCGGAGAGGTGGGCGACAACCATCCCGCCGCGCATGACGTAAGCGCGGTCGCATATCTCCATCTCAGCATCCTCGGTACTGTATAGGATCATAGATTTGCCCTCTGCTTTGGCATTTCGTAAGAGTTCGTATATCTCTTGCTTGGTTCCAACATCGACGCCAGCCGTTGGGTCATTCAACAATATCAGATTCGCTCCGGACGCTATGCCTCGTGCAAGTAGCGCTTTCTGCTGGTTGCCGCCGCTTAGGGAGGCGATAGGGCTGTGAATGCCCTCAGCCTTGAATTTGAGTTTGTCATACCAATGTTGAACTAGTGTTTCGGATCTCTTTCTAGCTATGAGGAAACTGTTTTTCACTCTGTCCAGGCTCGTGATAAGGATATTGTCGAAGATGCTCCACAGGTGGAATATCCCCTCTCCAGTCCTGTCTCCGCTTATGTAGGAGACGCTTCCGAAAACCGACACGCTGTTTCTGTTTCTCCGTGACATCCGCTGTGTGCCAGCATCAAAGATCGCGGAGAGAATCTCCTTTTGCCCCGATCCGGCGAGTCCTGAAACACCAACGATCTCGCCACCCTCTACGTACATGTTCACATTCGAAAGCGTCCGGTTGGACAATCCCTTAATATCGACCACGCGCTGCCCGCTCTTCTTCATCTTTTCCTCGACCACGCGTCGCGTCACTTCACCGCCCATAAGATGTACCAGTTCATCCTTGGTAGTGTCGTTCGCGTTGAATTCCCCCTCCACTCTGCCGTTGCGCATCAGAATGATACGGTCGCTGACCATCTTTATCTCGTCCAATTTGTGCGATATGTATATTACAGCCGCTCCGCAAGCGCGCAGTTCGCGCACAACCTTGTGCAGTTGCATCGCTCTATCAGTTGAGAGCGCGGAGGTGGGCTCATCTAAAATTAAAACTTTCAGTCCCTCCGCCACAAAAGCCTTGCAGTTTTCGACGATCTGACGGTCTGCCAGTGCGAGGATCCCCACCGATTTTGTGACATCGATGCTGCTTCCAGGGAAAAATCGCTCCAGTAAATCGCTAGTTTCCTTCCTCTTCTGCCTGCGCCAGCCGACTTTTCCCAGAAGGTTGCGCGACATATTGAGGATAGCGAAATTCTCGTACACGGCCAGGTTGGTACATAAGGACATGTCCTGATAAGCACAGGAGATACCAGAGTCTTTTGCCTCTTTCGCCGTGTACCGCGACATTTGAACACCGTTTGAAAAAATATGCCCAGATGTCGGAGGTAAAACACCCGTTAGTACCTTTATGAGTGTTGACTTGCCCGCTCCGTTGGGCCCGACGAGACCAATAACCTCTCCCTTGTAAATCCGAAAATCCACCTGGCTGAGAGCCTTGGTGATACCAAAAAACCTGTCAATACCTTTCAATTCAATGTATGGGGACGATTGAGCATGCATTCTCGAAACCTCACTCTGCCGCCGAGTTGAACTCTTCCGAGAAGGCGACGATGCGAATCGGAGACCCGGAACCGCCCTTGAACTTGTTCGGCAGGCCGATGAGGTAGGTAAAAACAGGTATTAGCGACAGAGCGCACAGGTTCTCTATGATCGGAATATTTTTGCCCAACAACGTATGATGACACGGGCTTCCGGACAGGCCGTAGGCGTCCAAAGAAAGCGTGTCGCAACCCACGGCTGCCACGTTTCGTCCGGCTAGGTATTCGGCTGCCCTTTGATCCAAACCCGGCCAATCCCGAAGGTAACCAGCACAGTTCGGCTGCAGCCCGTATTTTTCGTCCCAGCCAAAACGCAACATCACGATATCCCCAGGCTTAATCTCGCCGTTTAGCGCCTCGAAATGCCGAATTTCCTCCAGGGAAAATAATCCTTTTTCAGGCGTACTCATGGCGTCTATCTTAACCCCGCGTCCCATGATCGCGGAGACCGGCATTTCGTCTATGGGACATCCGCCACGCATGAAATGTTTGGGTGCGTCAATGTGTGTGCCGGTGTGCTCTGACATGACGATTCTTGAATGCAACCCTTCATCGCCGTAATCGTAAGATTCGTACAACGTCCCGCCGTAACGGGCCTGAGTTGGCCACACAGGCATCCCCTCTTCTAGCGTATAAGAGAGGTCCACGATCCGTGCACTAGCCTTCAAGTTCTCGAACATCTTTATGTACGATTCACGCATGGCAATCTCTCCTTATTCGAGAAAAAGTACGAGAAAAAATATAATAGGCCGCCGTGATTACGCGACGACAGCCTACCTAATTCAAATGGCTCAGGGTATTTCTACTTTTTGTAAAGATTGGCGCGCACCCATTCGCGGTCGTAGGTGGGGCAGGCAATCACTTCATCCGGCACATTTGCAAAATCCTTGATCTCGTCTTTGGTGACGATACCGAAGGGGTGCGTCATCTCCTTTGGAACGTCCATTCCATTTAAGATGTCCACCGTGACATAGACCGCCGAAGCGCCGTCCCAAGGGTTGGACGAGACGGAAATAGTGTCGTAGCCCTCTGGCGCTTCATTGGCCCACCACTTCAGGAAATAACCGCGATTGTCGCCGCCGATTATAGGTAGAGCAAGCCTTGCCGAGTGAAATGCCTGAACCGCTGCGTAGGAGTCTCCTCCCTGAGTCACGATAGCATCTATCTTGTCGAGGGTCGGAAGAACTGAAGCTAGCTCCGCCTGGGCCTTTGAGCCAGTCCAGTCAGTGTAAATTTCCGCCAATACCTTAATATCAGGGTATTTGGCGAGTGCTTTCAGGACACCTTCGTGGGCTATATGGTCAAATTCACTGCCGGCTGTACCGCGAAGCTCAATGATATTGCCTTTGCCGCCGATGGCTTTACAGACGTACTCCGTCAATTCGCCCATCTGGGCGATGGTGTCAAAGTTGATCTGATAGCACAGCTCCGCTTTCGACGTCACAGGCCCATCGTTAACGATAATACATGGAATTCCTGCATCCGACGCTTCCTGTATGGCGCCCGTCAACGCCGTGGCAGAACCGGGGTCAATGATTATCGCATCCACACCTTGAACTATGAAATTCTGAATCTGTTGCACCTGTACGCTGTTGTTCTGATTTGATTCGGCGAAGATCAGTTCACGGAGTTCGCCTGACGCGATCAATACGTCAGCGGCTTCTCTGGCATAACGTTCCATTGCTTGACGATATGTGTTACCGTTATAAGAGTTTGAAAAGCCTATCACATAGCCTTTGCTGGAAGATGCGGCGAACGCCATGCTTGAAGCGTAATTCGAGGTCAGAACCAATGCAAAAATCAACAGAAGAAACATTGCGCGTAATAAGATAGCCCTTCTCATATTAGCAACTCCTCTGATTAGAATAAAATAACTTATAAATCACAGATAAACCACAGATTTATGACATTTTATCGGCTTTTTATACGCTTGTCAATTTGTGAGAAATCCACATGAGAATCCGCGAGGAAACATGAATAAGCCATAGCTCTTTAAGCCTAATATACTATAGGGATTATGCACTAGAGTTTTTGATGTGTTTGGAAGTGTGAAGGCGGTCCGTTAGCAAACCGCCTTTTCAGTTCCCTGTATTCCCTAACGAAAACTTTTTCCCATCTGAGTCAGATGGGAATTGGATGGGTGAGGTTTGAATGATTGCGTTCAGTTGTATTCTGGAAGATTAGCGTAATCAATTGCCTTACCAAGAGCGAAATGGATGAAGAAATCTGGATAGCCATCTATTGGCAGCCAATAAGTAACGATTTCTTTACCTTCGTATTTTATTTTCCTGAATATCGGCTGTTGCGTACTCATCGCCTGATTGGCTAAACAGCCTTTGTGATCTTCCGGCTTCCCGCGGGCGGAACACTTCGTTCCCGTCGAACGCCCTAATTTTTTGCTGACGTCGTTCAAGGCAATGACCTCTCGATTTTTGTAAGTCAATTGAACCGCTTCTGGGAATTTTCCCCACATGAGTTGGAAGGCTTTTTCCAACGCGTCCAGTTCACTTTGTCGAATATTCAATACACTGCCGCCAACCGAATGACAAATCCCTGCTTCTTGCGAAAAATCCAATTTTTCTTTCAATCTTTCTTCCAGTCTTTCTTCCAATCTTTCTTCCATCGCTGATACGCTCCTTTTCAAAAAACTTGATTTGGCCTATAGTATGATCATAAGTATTGATCATAAGTATGATCATAGTACAAAATGAATTTTTTATAAGAACGCAGTATTTACTGATAAAGTATCCAAATACATACTATGAAAGGCGACGGCCAATAGTGAGCACAGCCAAGAGAATTGTAGACAGGCTGCAAGCAGCGGACTTGACGTGTCCTATCCGTTATACGCTGAATGTGATTGGCGGCAAGTGGAAGTTGCCCATCATCTGCATGCTGGAAAAGGGCAACCCTACGCGGTACAGCACCCTCAAGCGCAAACTGGGCGATATAACCAACATGATGCTGGCGCAGTCGTTAAAGGAACTTGAAGCGTCGGGGATTGTCCATCGTGAGCAATACAACGAAGTGCCGCCGCGGGTGGAATATACTCTGACCGAAAAAGGGAAAACTCTGTTGCCGTCTGTCACATTACTTTGGCAATGGGCGCGGGACAGTATGGAGCAGGAAACAATCTGCGGGAAAGACTGCGACAAGTGCCTTTCGGAGATATAGATAATGTTCTTCACGGGTCATCGGTGAGGATTCGTATGCGTCTGACATCTTCGTTCCTCTTGTGTTTTACGATAAGTTGCAGCACCATTTCATCGGCGGTAGTTTCGTCGCTCAGGATAATCCATATAATCCATACATAAACGATCTCTTAAAATTTATCCCCCCTCCGCAACAGGAGAGGGGATTGTTATTGTGAAATTACGCCTTCAAACCCTTTCGATACTCCGACTCCAGCGAGACGCCGTCAAAGGTGTTCATAGAGTTCATCAGGGCCAAAGCGTCGTCCACCACCTGCATGGCGATAGGACATCCGCTGCCCTCTCCCAGGCGCATACCTAGGTTTAAAAGGGGCGTCAAGCCCAGATGGCGCATGGCCAGGCCATAACCGGGTTCCTGAGATAAATGAGAGGGGATCATGAAACCTTTGGTCAAAGGTGAAGCCAGGATGGCGAGAAGCGCGGCGGCAATGGAAATGACCCCATCGATAACAACGGGGAGCCTGTAGCGTGCGGCTCCAAGAAAAACACCCATCATTCCGGCGATGTCGAGTCCCCCCACCTTGGAGAGAATGTCCAGAGGGTCGGCTGGGTTGGGCTTGTGCTCTCGCAGCGCGCGAAGAATAACACGTTTTTTTGTCTCAAAGGCCTCGTCGGTGAGGCCGCCTCCACGTCCTACAGCAAGGTCGGGATCATCGACCCCCAAGGCTGCCATAATACAGGCCGCGGCCGGCGTTGTGTTTGCCATGCCGACCTCGCCCGTTCCCACAATTTTATAACCTTTCTCTTTGGCTTCGCTCGCCAGTTGGATTCCCGCCTCCACTGCTTTTTCCGCGACCTCCCTAGACATCGCGAGGACATTTCCCCGAACGAAGTTATCCGTTCCCTCCGACATCAGGCGAAAACGCCTGTCGATAGCGGGATGGGGCGCCAGGTCCTTGACTCCCATATCGATCAGCTTTAAATCGACTCCGGCGTGTTCGCACAGCACCGTGATGCCGCACCCTTCGTTTCTTGCATAGAACTCCATTAACACGCGAGTGAAATTCTGAGGCGAGGCGGAAACACCTTCCTCGTACACTCCGTGGTCGGCGCCAAAGAGGAAATGAACCTTACGATCGACGCGATTGTGTAATTGTCCTGTGATGCCCGCAATCTGAATGGCAAGAGCTTCCAACTGTCCCAAACTGCCGGCCGGCTTCAACAACCTGTTCTGATACGCGGTAGCCTCTTCTACGCTTCGGCCGTCAAGAGGCTCGATATCCGCCCTTAAGGCGTCAATCGTCGAAGTTTCCATCATTCTTTTTCTTGTTGGGCGCTTTATCGAGCGTGTAATCGGACCGAGGGCGCAATGGCTTGCGCTCAGGCGCGGCGTTGTGATCGAGGCGGCGGTTGATGACCTCCAAAACCTTATCGGCACTTCCCTCTCCTTTCATAGCCTTGATGAAACGGGACGCCCATTCTTCGGTCTCTCCAACAATGCGCTCCACCACCTCCGGTGTCTCGCGCAAAATCGCCTCTCCGAAGGGGAGATTTGCCTTTTTATAATCGCCTCCCTTGCGGCTGATTTTATTGCCGTCCGCCCAGGCTATAATTTTGCTCCATAAGGCGTCACTAACGCCGCGCTCGGATTCCTTCACGTAAGCGCCTGTAGAGGTGTCCGCGTTGCCGGTTTCTGGATCCATCTTCAAGCCGAAGGCCACGTTCTGAAAGAGCGTCGCTACGTTGCCTTTATTGATACGATAGTTATGGAACTCTTCCACTTTGTGAAGCGGCGTTCCAGAAATACCGTGCTGGGCGATGGAGACGCCATAGGGGGCGATTGCTTCGGCGATTTCGAGGGTGCGGTTCAGATCAATCCCCTCCTGCTGGCCGCTGGACGCGTCGTAAGTGCCATGCAACGAACCGTTGGAGATGGCCAGAAGATCCGGGTAAACGCCCCAAGAGTTCAAGCCGCCGATGAAGAAAAGAGCCTCCTCCACCGTGGACAGTTCCCCGGCGCCCTTGATTTCCCCGACTTCCACCTCAAGGCCCAGGTAAGGAGGGATGCTCATGGTCACGTCTCGGGTAGCGCAAAGATTATCGTAATCTTGTAGATGCGAAGCATCCACAGCCAGGGAAGTCCAGCTCTGAGCCACTAGAGCCGGTAAATGGGACACGGCTTTGTTGATGTCGGCCGCTCCTTTGATACCATAGTGGTCCACATGCATCGCGAAAATGACCCCGTCGCCCAGTTCTCTGGAGTACTTCGCCGCGTAGGTCGGAAGGTTATCGAAGTTGCCAAGGCAATAGCCCGTCTCGGACTTGGCGATCTCCAGCACAACGGCGGCGTTCAGTTTTTTGGCCGCTCGCAGGACACCCTTCGCCGTCAACGGACAGCGGCAGTTGGCCGCCAGGACGACACAACCCAACTCTTTGGCCGCGGTGTAAATATCCCGTCCGCTCACCAGACCGACGCTTTCGTTTTCCCATAATGCCCTGACATTCAAAGGTCTTCGTTCCAGCATTACCTTGTATGCCTTATCGTCGATATTCATCCCTCAAACACCCTCCCCTGTTTAAATTACGTAACATATCTTTCCTCTGATAGAAATTCGCTTGACATACTCCCACGACTAAAACTAAAGTTGTGGGATTCTAAGATCGACAAAGACAGCCGACTGAAACCGGTCTTACGTCTTCTCCTTTCGTCTTTTTCTTTCGTCTTCTCCTTTAAGAGTGGATGCCCCCACTCTGAGAATATTTACAGCCGCCTTGATATCCCGATTTATATCCCGATTGATGTCCCGGTCGTGTTCCGCTCCGCATCTCGCGTTGATAAGCCATAAAAGGAGTTTAACATGAAAGTAGACATATGGCAAGAAACCAAATACAAAACAAACGTCACCGTTGGCGGCGTTGCGATTCTCATCCAATCTCATCCAATCTCAGCTAATCTTATCCAATCTCAGCCAATGGCTGAAGCCGTTGGCTTTCTCATCGCTTTATCGTAAAATATTAACACAAAACGAAAGCTAAGATCATCGCCGCCTTTTCGACTTTAGCTTCGACTTTAGTTTTAGCTTCAGCTTAGACTTGGCTTCGACAAAAAGCGCGCGAGGATTTAGGAGGTTGAAGGTTTATGACGATTTACCCTTTAAACATTCGGTCCGAACAGGAACTTCGGGCCGCCATCGTCCGCGTCGGAGCAGACGAGCGATCGGAGGTTTATTTTCAGCCCAAGAGGCGCAAGCGGCACTTTTTTATCAGCCAGGTGGACTTTCGGGCCGCCGCGTACATGAAACAAGAGCTTTTGGCGCGGGGAGGAGACGCTGTCGTCTCCCGGCATGTGATCGATGGATCCGCTGATCACAGCGACGCGCTCCTGATCGGAACGGACGGCCAACTAGAGGCGTTGTCGTGCAAGATGGGGGCCATGAACTGCTGGGGACTGGAAGAGCTGCGTAACGAGCTGCGCGCCGTTTTGCTGAACACGAAAGCAGCTTCCTGGACCTTATCTCTGCCCAGAGGACGCAAACTTGTGTTGGACTCCCGCACGAAGGTCATGGGGATACTGAACCTGACCGAGGACTCTTTTCACGCCCAGAGCCGCGTCAAAAATCTGGACGACTTGTTGACGCGGGCCGCTTCTCTGTTACAGGACGGCGCTCACGTGTTGGATCTGGGGGCGGAATCTACTCGTCCCGGCTCCTCTCCACTTCCTGAGTCGGACGAACTGACCCGCTTGATCCCCGCGTTGAAAGCGCTTCGAGAGTCCTTTCCCAACGCTATTTTATCTGTGGATACCTATAAGGGCAAGGTCGCTTTAGCGGCGGCAGAGGCTGGGGCCGATATCATCAACGATGTTGGCGGGTTCGGCTTGGATCCTCACATGCTGAGTTGCGCTGCGGAGACCGGTCTGCCTTACGTTTTATCCCACATTAAAGGAACACCCGCGGACATGCGAAATGTTCCTCCTTACGAAGACCTTTTGGGCGTACTCAACGTCTATTTTAGGGAGAAGATCGAGGAAGCGGAACGTGCGGGGTTGCCG of the Synergistaceae bacterium genome contains:
- the folP gene encoding dihydropteroate synthase; the encoded protein is MTIYPLNIRSEQELRAAIVRVGADERSEVYFQPKRRKRHFFISQVDFRAAAYMKQELLARGGDAVVSRHVIDGSADHSDALLIGTDGQLEALSCKMGAMNCWGLEELRNELRAVLLNTKAASWTLSLPRGRKLVLDSRTKVMGILNLTEDSFHAQSRVKNLDDLLTRAASLLQDGAHVLDLGAESTRPGSSPLPESDELTRLIPALKALRESFPNAILSVDTYKGKVALAAAEAGADIINDVGGFGLDPHMLSCAAETGLPYVLSHIKGTPADMRNVPPYEDLLGVLNVYFREKIEEAERAGLPRKRLILDPGLGFGKKMEDNLLILREVESLSVFGLPTLVGYSRKRFTGTVTGAADADTDDRLTGTVALSALLEGRVQMTRVHDVKENLRALLMARAVREPL
- a CDS encoding helix-turn-helix transcriptional regulator, translating into MSTAKRIVDRLQAADLTCPIRYTLNVIGGKWKLPIICMLEKGNPTRYSTLKRKLGDITNMMLAQSLKELEASGIVHREQYNEVPPRVEYTLTEKGKTLLPSVTLLWQWARDSMEQETICGKDCDKCLSEI
- a CDS encoding ATP-binding cassette domain-containing protein, with the translated sequence MKGIDRFFGITKALSQVDFRIYKGEVIGLVGPNGAGKSTLIKVLTGVLPPTSGHIFSNGVQMSRYTAKEAKDSGISCAYQDMSLCTNLAVYENFAILNMSRNLLGKVGWRRQKRKETSDLLERFFPGSSIDVTKSVGILALADRQIVENCKAFVAEGLKVLILDEPTSALSTDRAMQLHKVVRELRACGAAVIYISHKLDEIKMVSDRIILMRNGRVEGEFNANDTTKDELVHLMGGEVTRRVVEEKMKKSGQRVVDIKGLSNRTLSNVNMYVEGGEIVGVSGLAGSGQKEILSAIFDAGTQRMSRRNRNSVSVFGSVSYISGDRTGEGIFHLWSIFDNILITSLDRVKNSFLIARKRSETLVQHWYDKLKFKAEGIHSPIASLSGGNQQKALLARGIASGANLILLNDPTAGVDVGTKQEIYELLRNAKAEGKSMILYSTEDAEMEICDRAYVMRGGMVVAHLSEEEITAANIVHASFEDTDGKVKSSTSEKNRREGILSSRAALPVATMLLMILANVYLNPKILSYVSIRMLVGTAVPLVFASLGQMFIVLAGDIDMGNGYSIGLVNVLVAVVLTENPLFGVISIAVFISAYIFMGALIHLRKIPAIVVTLGAQFIWLGVALIFSPTPGGHCPEWLAAFYRQRISFVPMPVILCLLAALSCYYLLYRSQYGMILRGIGNNPEAVERSGWSHLAAKMTNYGLSALMVVLAGTTFTAVCLSADANSAASYCMMSIATIILGGCEMSGGIVEPVGVVAGAIAMSFITTLLAFLKVASNYQTAVMGLILILVLTVKLVTTRWRVVA
- a CDS encoding ABC transporter substrate-binding protein yields the protein MRRAILLRAMFLLLIFALVLTSNYASSMAFAASSSKGYVIGFSNSYNGNTYRQAMERYAREAADVLIASGELRELIFAESNQNNSVQVQQIQNFIVQGVDAIIIDPGSATALTGAIQEASDAGIPCIIVNDGPVTSKAELCYQINFDTIAQMGELTEYVCKAIGGKGNIIELRGTAGSEFDHIAHEGVLKALAKYPDIKVLAEIYTDWTGSKAQAELASVLPTLDKIDAIVTQGGDSYAAVQAFHSARLALPIIGGDNRGYFLKWWANEAPEGYDTISVSSNPWDGASAVYVTVDILNGMDVPKEMTHPFGIVTKDEIKDFANVPDEVIACPTYDREWVRANLYKK
- the cobT gene encoding nicotinate-nucleotide--dimethylbenzimidazole phosphoribosyltransferase, with the translated sequence MMETSTIDALRADIEPLDGRSVEEATAYQNRLLKPAGSLGQLEALAIQIAGITGQLHNRVDRKVHFLFGADHGVYEEGVSASPQNFTRVLMEFYARNEGCGITVLCEHAGVDLKLIDMGVKDLAPHPAIDRRFRLMSEGTDNFVRGNVLAMSREVAEKAVEAGIQLASEAKEKGYKIVGTGEVGMANTTPAAACIMAALGVDDPDLAVGRGGGLTDEAFETKKRVILRALREHKPNPADPLDILSKVGGLDIAGMMGVFLGAARYRLPVVIDGVISIAAALLAILASPLTKGFMIPSHLSQEPGYGLAMRHLGLTPLLNLGMRLGEGSGCPIAMQVVDDALALMNSMNTFDGVSLESEYRKGLKA
- a CDS encoding cyclase family protein yields the protein MRESYIKMFENLKASARIVDLSYTLEEGMPVWPTQARYGGTLYESYDYGDEGLHSRIVMSEHTGTHIDAPKHFMRGGCPIDEMPVSAIMGRGVKIDAMSTPEKGLFSLEEIRHFEALNGEIKPGDIVMLRFGWDEKYGLQPNCAGYLRDWPGLDQRAAEYLAGRNVAAVGCDTLSLDAYGLSGSPCHHTLLGKNIPIIENLCALSLIPVFTYLIGLPNKFKGGSGSPIRIVAFSEEFNSAAE
- a CDS encoding class II fructose-bisphosphate aldolase; the encoded protein is MNIDDKAYKVMLERRPLNVRALWENESVGLVSGRDIYTAAKELGCVVLAANCRCPLTAKGVLRAAKKLNAAVVLEIAKSETGYCLGNFDNLPTYAAKYSRELGDGVIFAMHVDHYGIKGAADINKAVSHLPALVAQSWTSLAVDASHLQDYDNLCATRDVTMSIPPYLGLEVEVGEIKGAGELSTVEEALFFIGGLNSWGVYPDLLAISNGSLHGTYDASSGQQEGIDLNRTLEIAEAIAPYGVSIAQHGISGTPLHKVEEFHNYRINKGNVATLFQNVAFGLKMDPETGNADTSTGAYVKESERGVSDALWSKIIAWADGNKISRKGGDYKKANLPFGEAILRETPEVVERIVGETEEWASRFIKAMKGEGSADKVLEVINRRLDHNAAPERKPLRPRSDYTLDKAPNKKKNDGNFDD